The DNA segment AGCAGGCGGTTGGCGCGCTGTTCGGGCTCCATGGTTCTGTCCGTGGGCCAGGATTGAGGACCAAAAAAATCAAAACCCGTGCCCATGTCCAATTCGCGGAATCCGCCGTCCTCCACCGCGACGATGGTCACGTCCACGGTGCTGCCGCGCGTGTGACCGGAGCGCTCGGCGATATAGCCCTTGTCGAACAACTCTTCCTTGCGCACTTCGGGGTAGTACGTCCCTTTCATGGTTGTATCGTCCAGGTCGCGGGCCCAGCGCACGAAATGGTCCACGGCCCGCTGGGGCCGGTAGGCGTCAAAAATCTTGAGGCTCAGACCAAAGGGGCGCAGCTCTTCTCGAACCTTGAGCACGGCCTCGGCGGCCTGGGCGGTAAGGATGCA comes from the Deltaproteobacteria bacterium genome and includes:
- a CDS encoding peptidase M15, producing CILTAQAAEAVLKVREELRPFGLSLKIFDAYRPQRAVDHFVRWARDLDDTTMKGTYYPEVRKEELFDKGYIAERSGHTRGSTVDVTIVAVEDGGFRELDMGTGFDFFGPQSWPTDRTMEPEQRANRLLLRQVMTRHGFKPYDYEWWHFTLKDEPFPDTYFEFPVR